In the Mytilus trossulus isolate FHL-02 chromosome 1, PNRI_Mtr1.1.1.hap1, whole genome shotgun sequence genome, one interval contains:
- the LOC134721710 gene encoding large ribosomal subunit protein eL37-like: MTKGTSSFGKRINKTHTHDRRTGRRNYHIQKKTTPSHYNWSVKAKRRCTTGTGRMRHMKKVFRRFRNGFREGTTPKPKRRSAAAPSAVATK, encoded by the exons ATG ACGAAGGGAACATCCAGTTTTGGTAAAAGGATCAATAAGACCCACACACATGACAGAAGAACCGGAAGGCGTAATTACCATATCCAAAAGAAAACTACACCTAGCCATT ATAATTGGAGTGTAAAAGCAAAAAGGCGATGCACAACAGGAACAGGTCGTATGAGGCACATGAAAAAAGTTTTCAGAAGATTCAG aaatGGATTCCGTGAAGGAACAACACCTAAACCAAAAAGAAGGTCAGCTGCTGCACCTTCAGCTGTTGCAACAAAATAG
- the LOC134721701 gene encoding LOW QUALITY PROTEIN: F-box only protein 4-like (The sequence of the model RefSeq protein was modified relative to this genomic sequence to represent the inferred CDS: substituted 1 base at 1 genomic stop codon), which yields MMEIIPFDISSTIYLGQCNSYKNCSNSEICLQTQNSCTCDSSQEETISQETPIIDQTVIYAFKNLVRKYKKQMGDTNDISIVTGGLQQYLNKKALKKTETNEDLHQQNSLFHNLPLDCKLHIFSYLGPEDLCRISAVCRDWYFVSEDSILWKELMDRDVKAWNVIGHKTNPALYQEVQSDWSNKEIYLRCSPHINKLMHKNDAVFSFTDFLKXFLPKKSWTPKIAMFGPGLESDLTSGLVRKILYDHNEHMERTGLVSGQFEGVGSGWCYKLPNGQTFQLSVLYSASKQQRTQKLWNRVEGNNLIQINKDEEGETIVELKPAVRDFCRSVDAFVFVVDGTSLDNLKADEIYELSAMLKERWSDTHIPLLVMSCIPNSLSPRLPCIKVVEALNLGNLNRPWQVRDCLVENLEGVIDSFSWLIEQSQRR from the exons ATGATGGAAATTATTCCTTTTGATATTTCTTCAACAATTTATTTGGGACAGTGTAATAGTTATAAAAACTGTTCAAACAGTGAAATCTGTTTACAAACACAAAATTCTTGCACATGTGATAGTAGTCAGGAAGAAACAATATCACAGGAAACTCCCATTATTGATCAGACAGTTATTTATGCTTTTAAAAACTTAGTGAGAaagtacaaaaaacaaatggGCGATACAAATGATATATCAATTGTTACTGGTGGACttcagcaatatttgaataagaagGCGCTAAAGAAAACAGAGACAAATGAAGACCTCCATCAGCAAAACTCTTTATTCCATAACTTACCA ctGGACTGTAAGCTGCATATATTTTCATACTTAGGACCAGAAGATCTGTGCAGGATTAGTGCCGTGTGTAGAGATTGGTATTTTGTAAGTGAAGATAGTATTCTGTGGAAAGAGTTAATGGATAGAGATGTAAAAGCATGGAATGTAATTGGTCATAAAACTAATCCAGCCTTATACCAAGAAGTTCAGTCTGACTGGTCTAATAAAGAAat ATACCTCAGATGTTCTCCACATATCAACAAGTTGATGCACAAAAATGATGCAGTGTTTAGTTTTACTgactttttgaaataatttcttcCAAAGAAGTCATGGACACCAAAAATAGCAATGTTTGGACCAGGATTGGAATCTGATTTGACCAGTGGTCTGGTTAGAAAAATTTTATACGATCATAATGAACATATGGAAAGAACTGGTCTTGTGTCTGGACAATTTGAAG GAGTGGGTTCTGGTTGGTGTTACAAACTGCCCAATGGACAGACATTccaattatctgttttatacTCAGCATCAAAACAACAGCGTACACAAAAATTATGGAACAGAGTAGAAGGCAATAATCTCATCCAAATTAACAAGGACGAAGAAGGAGAAACAATAGTTGAATTAAAACCTGCTGTTCGTGACTTCTGTAGAAGCGTTGATGCTTTTGTATTTGTTGTGGATGGTACATCATTAGATAATTTAA aggCTGATGAAATCTATGAACTATCAGCAATGTTAAAAGAAAGATGGTCAGATACTCACATTCCACTACTGGTCATGTCTTGTATTCCAAACTCACTCAGTCCTAGATTACCATGTATTAAAGTAGTAGAAGCTCTCAATCTAGGCAACCTAAACCGACCATGGCAG GTACGAGACTGTTTGGTAGAAAATCTTGAAGGAGTTATTGACAGCTTTTCATGGTTAATAGAACAATCTCAAAGAAGATGA